The region ACTCTGGTTCTTCTCTCACAGGTGGGGGGAATCACTGTGACACAGACATTTGGAGAGGTCACCGAGCTGCCCCTGATACCCTTCATGTTGGCCAAGTTTGATGGGGTTCTGGGCATGGGCTTTCCTGCTCAGGCCGTCGGCGGGGTCACCCCGGTCTTTGACCACATTCTCTCCCAGAGGGTGCTGAAGGAGGAAGTCTTTTCTGTCTACTACAGCAGGTGGGCCTTTGATCCCTAGGCCAAGGCAGGGAGGGGGCGGAGAGCTGGAGGAACGGCAAGAGTCCAGGCCAGGATTTGCATGCTCCTGGTTAGGTGGTTCTCAATCCATATCTAGAGCCACACACTAGCCAATTAAAATGAATGGAAATCAAACATCCAGTCCTTAGGGACTGGCCACAGAGACACAGCCAGCTTCATGCCTTGGCTTCTTTGTTCCCTCACTGATCCAGTCAGTGCTCTGCGCCGTGGGCTGTGGGAGGCTCCAGGGGTGCACAGTGAACAAGACAGTCCCTACCCCCTCCATCCTCATAGAGCTTACCGTCCAGTAGGGGAGACAGGAAATACAGCACACTGAATGCCTCGGGCACACCAGGCACCCGGTGCCAAAAGCTGCAGATCCTTTTCGATTCTAGCCAGGATTCTGTGCAGTTCAGCCAGCCCTGGGGAAGCTGTGGTCAGCATCCCAGCAGGGCTGGGATCGGCTGCCAATTTCTGGGTTCAGAAAGAGGGTCTGAGCTGGAGGTAAAATCGTTACGGGTAAGAACGGAGGCCAGGGCTGATGAGACTGGAAGGGAGGGGTGGACTCTAGAGCAACCTGGGAGGAATCAGAAGTCTCCGGACGGTGACTCTGGAAGGGAGGCTTTGAGTGAATTACACCAGTCAGAGGCTGCTGCAGTCAGGGGTCCTGGGAAGACTGTGTTTCAAACAGTAGAGGCAAGAAAAACAGTGGTTAAGAGTGGAAGTGGGTGTCAGAAAGTGTAGGTCACAAAATGTGGGCTGCTTTGGGAAATTCAACAGGGAAGAGGATGTGGGGCAGGGTGTGGGGTAAGATCCAGAGAGAAGCAGGGAATGGGAGGTGGCTCTTCTAAATGCTAGAGGATGCTTGAGCGGTAGAAGAAGGGCTGATGGGAAGACTTAAAATACACGGGGCTCGGAAGTAGGGGCCATGGAAGGAATTAGAATCCAGCAACAGACAGCAAGCAGGCCTGTAAGCTGGGGTCCTCTTGGGCTAGGAAGAAGTGACATTTATATTAGTAACTGATCCTTGAACAGAACATGTGCCCACCTACCCTGTGTACACATGTGCGCATATGTGTATGTCATGGGTTCTGAGAAACTCcttcacatacacataagtacCTTGGAAACCAGCCCAAGGCAGCCCTGGGCTGAGGTAGAACCATGAACATGGAGAggaaggtgagggcaagcagctTTGACTGGGAACGAGAGACTGGCTCTAGGTACCACATGTCCACCAAGCTCTGGGTGATTTCACTCTTTGGTGACTCAGTGGCCTGAAGCGTGAGAGTTAACCTCTACCCCTACCAAACAACAGGGTTGCTGAACTTTACCCACAAAGAAGGTCTCCTCTCTCCGTCCCTCTCAGTCTCAACAGAAATCTTTAGGAGACAGGAGCCCCATGTGGCCCCGAACGCCAATACTCCCTGGACCTCTGCCCTGCAATCATGCCCGCCACCCACACAGACTCCCACTCCTCAGGCCCAGCTCCCTTACACGTCTGATTTCTCCCTAGACTCTAGAGTCTGGAGTCTACTCCACACATCTGTTGCACCCAAGTGCGGAAGGCATGATTTATGACTTATTTGCATCTACCTTGTATCCTTGAACCTGATGGTTTTCTGGAGGCAGCTAGACAGTCCTAGAAATACTTCTGCTGCATTTGGGGAGGGGCCAGCAAGGGAGAGAAGCAATGGGTTCTGTGTGCCATTCTATTACAGCTTACAGCCTTGCCATCTACCCCCTAAACCCTACCTCTGCCCCAAAGCCCTCTACCCCACCCTGCACCTCAGTCAACTTTCCCTCATCCCTAAAGTCTCAAGTTTCAAAGGTTGCGTGGCTCTAACTTCTGTTGGTCTTTCCTTTAGGGACTCCCACCTGCTGGGGGGAGAACTGGTGCTGGGGGGCAGCGACCCCCAGCATTACCAAGGCAATTTTCACTATGTGAGCGTCAGCAAGACTGGCTCCTGGCAGATCACAATGAAGGGGTGAGCAATCATAACCTTCCCAACCCTCCAAACTGGTATTGTCACTGGGATTGACACTGGCTGGGGTGAGGGCGGGGGCAGCCGCTCCTTACGGCCCAGCCACTATCTGCTCTCTGCCGGCTCTGTCCAGGGTGGCGGCACAGGATGGGATTTGGGGATGGGAAGGAGAGGACTCAGGGAGAGGAGGTGGAGTCTCTAGTCTATGTGTTGATGACAAAGAACAGCCAGCACCTTCTCTCAGTGCCTCAGCTCTCCTCCAATGCACCGCCAGACCACTTGTACGACCTCCTATCACTACCCTTAATTGGGAAAGACAtgcaggctgggggggggggtgcctggcagcttctgcctgcctgccttcttgtctgtctgtctgcctgtctaacGGTAGCCTCCGCAGGGTATCTGTGGGGTCCGCCACCTTGCTGTGTGCGGAGGGCTGCATGGCAGTGGTGGACACTGGTGCATCCTATATCTCGGGGCCTACGAGCTCTCTGAAGCTGATCATGCAAACTCTGGGAGCCAAGGAGCAGAGCACAGATGAAGTAAGAAATAGGTGGAGGGAATGGCAGCGGGTGGGGACAGGGTGAGGGaatgggggtgaggaggggatgggggggatgGGGCACTGGTAGTGCCACCTGGCTCCAGTCTCCAACCCATCCAGACAGCACTGGGTCCCAGACAAAGCCATTTCAAGCcatctcctcctcacccctcacACTCCCTGCATGGGTGGCATGTCTCCCGTGGAGGGTGAGCAGAGACTGTCCAGGACTCTGTGGCACAGGGCTCTGGACTTCTCAGAGATCTCCACACTGAAAAGAGCTTCCTTCATTCCCCCAGTATGTCGTGGACTGTAACCAGGTGCCCACCCTCCCCGACATCTCCTtccacctgggaggcagagcctacACACTCACCAGTCTGGACTACGTGCTACAGGTGAGAAGAGCGGGCAGGGGCTGCCGAAAGTGGAAAAGCTGTAGTGTACAGATCACCTACTAGCCCCGTGGGTCATGAAGGCGGCTCATGCCATCTAGAGAACTGTTAACAATCCCAGTACCCATGCCTCGCCTAGCAGATCAGAACTGCCATGACAGGCACCTGGAAATCAGAGTTTTCAAAATGCCCCAgatccagctgggtggtggtggcacatgcctttaatcccagcactcaggaggcagaggcaagtgagttcaaggacagcctggtctaaaaaccaactttcagggcagccagggctacaaagagaaaccctgtctcgaaaatccaataaacaaacagacaaccaaaacaaacaaacaaacaaacaaaacaaaacaaaactcatgcTGTGACTCAGCAACAGTCCTCTCTCCGTTTCTGAGCGGCTCTCCTTTTTAGTTCTCTGCCCTTTTCACGCTCACAGGCCTGGAGAAGTTCAGTGACTTGGTCTGGATCAGAAGCTAAGTTGGCCTGTGAACACAGGGTAGACACATTGTTTGCCTGATATCTACCACAGAGCCTGCCTGCCCCAGGAAGGCTGGAATTTAGGCTGGGCTCAAACGGCTCTGGAAGGGTGTAGGAGAGTTGGGGCGTACAAGCTGGGGTCAGGTGGTGGGAAGGGGTTGTGTCACGGGTAACAGAGCAAGCCTCCGGCTTCTTGCCAGGATCCCTACAGGACTGATGACCTATGCACATTGGCTCTCCATGGCCTGGACATCCCGCCACCCACTGGGCCTGTCTGGGTCCTGGGTGCCAGCTTCATCCGCAAGTTCTACACCGAGTTCGATCGGCATAACAACCGCATTGGGTTTGCCTTGGCCCGCTAACGCCCTCGGTCACCCAGTGAGCCTGGTTTCAGGCCGAGGCAAAGCTGGCGCTCCTGAGGGCCATTTTGTCATCAGGGcttaccccacacacacacagggacactggACACAGCTCCTCGTGAGTGCTTGTCCCCTCGCCTGCGCTCACCCTTCCCTGCTTTGAGGAAAGACAGAATAAAGACTTCCTATTTACAGCCTGTTTTGGGTGGATTCTTTTGCGTTTGGAGCAAAAGGAGGGACACTTGTGTGGTCACATGTGGAGAAGACACATAGGacagatggggctggagatggagctttgtcagtaaagtgcttgtttcCTAAGTGTGagagcctgggtttgatccccagaacccatagttaaaaaaaacaaaaacaacaacaaaaaaacccaggcatgatggcaactggggggtggggggtgtagaGATAAGCAGATCCTCGGGGTTTGATACCGATAATTGAAGTTGTCttttggcctctacacacacacacccacacacacacagagagagagagagagagagagagagagagagagagagagagagagagagagagagagagaggcacagagagacagagagcttgagagagagggaaagggagaatgTGACAAAACAGACACCCGCCCCCACATGCTTTTTTATACAAGGTCAATGCGTTCCATCCACTGTCAACAGGATTCACACAGAGCTTGTTCAGGCAACCTTGGCTGGGGAGTTTGCAGAGATAGGCCCCTGTTCCTCTAGggccactggggaaaaaaaccttaGGGCTACGGCAATAGACTGTAGGTAAATACATGGGCTAGTTTTATGTAAACtttgtaagcattgcagctcggATGGAAAGGGTTCCTGGTAGCCGGGAGCCAAGGAATATCACAAGTCACTGTAGGCTTACAGCCCTGCGGCAGGGAAAGGTCTCCCCAATGTAACAACTCTGCGCAGGGAGAGGAAGGTCTCCCCAGTGAagttgttacagttctgctcaggTCCGGGGAGTGTAACAAAGCTGCTCCACTAGGGGAAGGTTTCCCCAGTCACAATGTTACAGCCTTGCTCTGCTCTGCGCTGCCCAGGCTCTGTCTCTGCTCCAGGGCAAAGAAGGTCTCACCCAAACCTCACTGGAGAGATTTATTGGcagggaagaatccaggaggggGGGTGCCTCTGCCAGGGTAGAGAAAGGCAGCCGCTAACTGAACAGGTGACGGCTTATATAGGGCTGCTTAGGGGCAGAGtttttttccagggagaagattttcagggtgggaacTGATCGGATTTCAATCCCTTTGAGTTTGAACAAATTCAGATTGGCtagattttgtgctcagggattggttggttttctgctcagggattggttggttttcctgctcagggattgattGGTTTCATGATCAGTTGGTCATGGGCCGATTTGGCTCTTGTCTCAGGgcaaaagtgtgtttctttcactaacCCTTCTTAGCCTTTGGGCTCTGGTTCCAGgaccaaagtgtgtttctttggcattgctctcagggtcagggtgtgtttctttggttctggtttcagggccagagtGGATtacagggccagggtgggtttcttttcactggctctgttttcagggccttggtgtgtttctttcactggctctggtttcagggccagggtgggtttctttcattggctctggtttcagggccagggtgggtttctttcattggctctggtttcagagccagggtgggtttctttggctggctctttCCCCCTGCAAACTGTGACAAAAGCTAGTCATCTGAgatgagggaacctcaattaagaaaatgcctccatcagatgggGCTACAGGCATGcctatagaacattttcttaattagtgatagatgtgggatggcccagcccattgtgggtggggccaggtTCTATAtcaaagcaggctgaacaagctagagggagcaagtcagtaagcagcactctttcatggcctctgcatcagctcctgcctccccgTTCCTGCTCTGCTTGGGCTCCTGTCTCGACTTCCTTTGACGAACTGTGGAAGTGAAAGTCAAACCCTGTCAGCCCCGAGTTGCTTTGGTCGTAATGTTTCAtaacagcaataggaaccctgactaagactgtcagaaagacACTCATAGAAGCCAGTACTGACCCCAGGCTCTGTGCTGCTGAGCAACTGGACCTTATATGGAGTTCCCTGGGAAATTCCTCTCAGCTTGCTCTGTACCCTCTATATGCTTCTGCCCAGGTGACCATTTACACAGGCAATCTAAGTCATCACCACCTAAGAACACAGGACTTCAGACATCCAACAATCCTACCTTACATGTGATAAGTACATAGAGACGGAAAGGCATTTTTCCCAAGATCATTTGGTGAAGAGTCATGCAGGGAAGAATCCTGAAAAACAGTGAAAAACTACCCTAGAACCCAGCCCAGCTGACTCAGGCCCTAGGGACTTCCACCTCAATCCCATGGGAGTGGTGCTCGCACATGGACAGGGCTTCGGACACCTTGGTTTGGGTCAGGTGCACACACAGGCTGCTGTCTTCCACCTCAAGGCCTGAGGACACCACAGGCTGAGGGCTCTTCTCCCACTCACCTGTCCCCCCAGGCTGCATAGCTTAGGGGATGAGAAAGCAGCATCTACCTGTAGCTTCTCATCCCTCTTTTGACCAAAAAGTATAAGGTACTGAGTATCCCAACGAAGCCCTTGGAATCTGTAGGATTTCACTCTCTGGGGTTAAGGGTCCCGGGGCTTCTCCGAGGTGGTATTTGCATGGCAGGGGCTGCTTGCCAAGTCCTGACACAGAGCTAAGAACAAGAGCCTGGACTCCCACTAATTATGATCCCTTGCCCAGCATGGTTTTCTTTGCCTATTGCAAAAGAAAGAGCTGGAGGCAATGTCCTTTCCAGTGCCTGCATCCTGGGGCTTCATGACCTTAAGTAGGCGGTTCATCCTCTATCATCGGCTACAATGTCCAACACAGTGGCTCCAAATGGCTATTTACATCCTTATTAAGATTAAAGTTACACAAAATGCCACACTGGTCACATTTCCAGTGCTGAGTAGCCACGTGGGGCTGGTGGCCACTGTAAGAGGCATCAGCATAGAAAGTGtaccagaagacctgggttctgggCAGCAAGAATCAAAGGGCCTTGTGGTTGAGAGGTTCCCAAACAGGTCAAAAGGACAACTCGGGGACACAGAAACACATCCATTTTGTGGGCATTTTTCAAGTTGCGGCAGTGTGAGATGTAAGCAGAGGTCTCTGAGGCAAGTCCAGGTTTTGCTGTAGCCGAGGGCAGTAGGTAATATGGTTAGCTCCGGAGGTGACCAGGAGAACATATGGCCGAGAGAGGGCCTTTCCAAAGGCTGGCATTGCATCTTTCCACGTGTCTCCTCGCCACAGCAAGTCTGCCAGGGGACTTATCATCCTTTCCTCCAGGATCTGTATCCTCAGCCACTCTGCTCGCACTTCGGTCCATAGGTTGCGCCAGGCCTTTGATCACCTCTTTGCTCAACAAAGCACCGAGCTACAGGCTTCTGTGCATGCATCTACTCTCTGGGCCCAGTCAGCCTCTAGGACAGGGAGGAGATTTAAGGATTATTTAGTGAGTGGCAATGTGCTCTTGTACTCATAAAATACCCGGGAATGTTCAGTTAGAGTCCAGTCTGCCTACGGGACATTCCCTCCGGCACCATCGCCATATGTCTTTCCATTGAATGTGTTTGTGGTGGTGAATGATGCCTGGAAGCCTTAGAAATGCAGCCCAACCTTTTCCAGGGGTCCAGGGATTTGAAGGCAAGCCAAAGCCCACACTTTGGGAGCAGCTGATCTCCTTATTCCAGGATGGGGTGGGGACAAAGACGAGCCCCACGCCCTACCCTTGGCTATCGAGAACGAGCTGGCAAAGAGCTGCTGGGGGCCCAATGGGAAACGGGTCATCCCGCAAGAGGATGCCTAAGCAGGGACCTGGGGAGGGGCCTGAGGCTCCGCCCTTTGCGTCATTAAGGCGGggcaccacccccaccccgagcTCCAGGTAGTCACGGCCCCAGCTCGAGGAGATGGCGGGCGGCACACGCCGggaggcgggggcggggcgggcagGGGGCGTTGCTGCGGCCCGTGATGTCACTGTCGCGGCGGACCCCGGCGATCCCCGGCCAGCTGTGTTGCGGGGCTGCACGCCGGCGATCGGAGCGGGCAGCTAGCTCCTGAGTCATGGACTTCCCCTGGCCCCTCCTCGACCACTCCCATTCCCTCTCAAGGCCTCCCGGTAGGGGCTAACGCGGGCGCGGCGGCTCCGAGGGGGTGGGGCTGCTGGGAATGGCTGTGCCCCCTTCAGCTCCAGTGCCGTGCTCGCCCTTTTACCTGCGGAGGCAGGCGCTCTGCCCGCAGTGCTCATGGGGCATGGAGGAGAAGGCGGCGGCCAGCGTTGGCTGCTGGGAGCCACCCGAGCCCCCGAGGGCCGCCGTCCCGTGCTTCGGCGTCACGGTGGATCAGGACGACATCCTCCCCGGTGCCCTGCGCCTCATCCGGGAGCTGCGGCCGCACTGGAAGCCCGAGCAAGTTCGGACCAAGGTAGCCGAGCGGGAGCGAGGCCGGGGATGGGGCCCTGCCTGAGCTGCAGCGGGGCTGCGTGGACGCCCGTCAGCTCATCCTTCCGAGTGCGGGTCCCAGGGTTGCGCGGCTGTTGCGCAGGAAAGGTTTTGGACCGTGGTTTGTATACGTGTTTAgctccccatctcttttgattaccTATGCAAAGCTGGGCTCGCGCTTCCCTGGACCCTCCCCACTCCCCTGTTCCAGGGGTTCCCAAGCATGCAGCCTGAAGTCTACCTGCCCACTGTCAGCATGCTGCGCGTGCGGCCCCACCCCCTGTCGCTGAGTGCTTGTCCCCTAGTTGCCCAGGAGTGCGTACTCAGCCACTCTGAAACCCGAGGAGGCACGAACTTTTAAGGAAACCTCCCCCTGCATCCAATGCTGCTCCTTCACCCTAACATGAGAACCAAACCCTCGGGGATCTGAGCATTCCCTGTGGGCCCCAGGCACCAGTCTATGGAATTCAGAATTCCAGTAAAGCACCTTTACCACGGCCTCAGGCTGGTAGTTCTGAGCAACGCCTCCCCTCGCACCCCCCCTAAACCTCCCCCCCCCCGATTGTCAGATACATTCTCCCACACACACCTGTGGACAGAGCTGCTCACCTTGGCCCCTACCTTACTCCTCAGCTGTCCTGCATTctcttaaaaataatgtttacacCTATCCGGGCACCCACAGCCTGGGCAGCCTGtgcaggaagaggcagaggagtaGAGATCCATGTCACAGACCTTCTGAGTGGGGGAAGGCACAGCTCTGAGGAGAATCTGGGCTGAGTgtggtagcgtttttttcccagaagaCCCAGTCAGGAGCAAGGCAGACCTGGaatgaaatcccagcactagcaTAGCAGATGCTAACCCGTACTCAGTAGGCCTGTTGCCTCACCCAGAATGGGTTCAGGTGACTGCTCAAGTCCCATCCAGCCCTGTCACATGGTGCCCATGAAACTTCAGCTCGTGGTTTCTTCCTCCCTATCGCCATGACCAGAGTCTGTTCCCACCCGTGTTGTCTCCTGTGTCTTCCTTCTGGTGTGGAATTCAGAGATTCAAGGACCTCTGGCCACCAGAGCCCTGGGATGAGTGCCAACCCCAGTACCCTCCTTGTCCCTCTGCCACTGGATGGAGCAAGAGATACAGCTAAGAGCCCTTGCCTGCCTTGGTGAGAGGCAGGGCTGGGCAGTTTCCAGCCCTCCTGGGCCACATTCCCACCTGTGGTGGGTTCTTTCAGGGTCAgaatggagaaggaaggggagggccCCTACCCACTGCCTAGTGTGGACATGCCCACTCTGCCAAATCCCGTGCTCTGGAGTCAAGACTTAGGCTGAGCGAGTGTGCGTGGGCTCAGCATGGCTGCCACCCTCCCTCTCCACTTGTGTTTTAGTCCGCTCCAAGGCAGAGTGTAGTGCTGGCTGCTGTGGGGTTGTGTTCAGTGCTCAAAtgagcacactctgctttgattgAAGCTCTGGAAAGAGACCAGAAGATTatacccccaccctcccacccatcGCTGCCCTCTCCCCATGCTAGCGCTTCAAAGATGGCATCACCAACAAGCTAGTGGCCTGCTATGTGGAGGAGGACATGCGGGACTGTGTCCTGGTCCGGGTGTATGGGGAGCGGACAGAGTTGCTGGTGGACCGGGAGAATGAGGTCAGGAACTTCCAGCTGCTGCGAGCACATGGCTGCGCCCCCAAACTCTACTGCACCTTTCAGAATGGGCTGTGCTATGAGTACATGCAGGGTGTGGCCCTGGGACCGGAGCACATCAGAGAACCCAAGCTCTTCAGGTGAGTAGGGTACAGAGCACAATGCACAATTTTTTCCCTAAGGCTATGTCTTTGAGGTTCTTGCAGTGGGGTTCATGAAGGAGAAGTCCTAAGCGTCATAAGTCATATTTTCATATTGCTTTGAAAATAGTTGTTGATATTTGTCTGCTCTGAGGCTGCAACATTCCATAGTCTTACAGTGGTGCCCACTAGGAAGGATGAGTTCCAGGGGAACACAGTGGTCCCATAAATGTAGCAGAgatcaggtttttgttgtttcttaccCTCCATTTCTCAAGCCTCTGCCCACCCTGTGTCAGATGTGGAAACATCCAGAAGCCCTGGAAATGAAATCTGGGCCAAATTCTGAAGGTACACAGGCTGTCtacccttcctgtctttctttttcctttttttcttcattttgctattattattattattattattattattattattattattattattattttgagacagggtctctcaatgtagccctggctatcctggaatctgatatgtagaccgggctggcctcgaattcacagagacctgcctgcctctgcctcccgagtgctgggattgaaggcatgcgccgCCTTGCACAGCTTCCCTCTCATCTTTTGCAGAGAGTGAAAGGTGTGAGGACAAACAGCCTTATCCAGGGTGAACTTGACTTCAGCAAGCTGGAGATATCCCTCCACCCAGCCCCCAAGCTGAGGGCCTTTTGGGTTCCCTGACAGTGGAGACTCACGTTTGGAGTATGACTGAAGCCTCCACTCAGAAGGCCCACCAGAACTGGGCCCGGTTCCCAGGGAATACCTGGATATATAGGGCCTAGGAGCCACATTTAACCTTCAAGCCCTGTGGATACTACTGTAGGGCCCGAAATGGGGAGAATCAAACAGCCCCTGGTACCCCACCCTCTCTGCTCCCActagaccggggggggggggggtcaagcaGTATCCTCTCCCTTCCCACAGTGCCATGAGCTGTGTGGATGAAGGCCACCAGCCTATCATAGTGAGGCACCGGCAAGCTGAGGTTTACTCCCAATGCTGGGGGCCACAGGGCAGGGTCTCCCCAGGTGCTTTGCTTGGCATCTGCGGTGTCCAGCTCAAGAGGACGGAGACTTGGCTTGCATCCCGGGGGTAGCAATGCCCACCTAGGGGTAGGCCTGGCTTTCCAGTGCCTCCTTAGCTGCCCACCACTCAACCCAAGTAAGTACACTTGGCTCTCTGCATACATGGCTGGCCCTCCACACTCTTCAGGGCTGCCCCTGAGACTGCTGCGGCCCCAGGACATTGTATTTGAGTtgtgtgttctagctgtgtgttGGTGGGGGCATGTGCGTGAAGGGTGTGCCCACCTATGTGGGAGGTCATTGGGGTTCAAGCTGAGTACACCCCACCTGGAGAGAAGAGGTCAAAGCAGGGTACAGGGGACCCTGCCCGCTTTTCTCATGGCTCCTTCCTTAGTCTTGTGCAAATAAGCTCAAACATTGGCAGGTTCTCACGACTCCTAGTCTCTCCCCGCCTCTGTGAACCTCATCCGTCACTCATCCTCTTTCTGGAAACAATTACCACTGTCAGGAAGATTGAAGGGGGATTTAGGTGCCATAATAAGAAGGTGGTGTTTGGGggagagccagaaattggggtggGTGTAGGAGGTAGGCCTTTCCTTGGTGACTTTCCCAGGATG is a window of Peromyscus eremicus unplaced genomic scaffold, PerEre_H2_v1 PerEre#2#unplaced_3497, whole genome shotgun sequence DNA encoding:
- the Ren gene encoding renin, with the protein product ILLKKMPSVRELLKERGVDMTKLSAEWGEFTKRSSFGNGTSPVVLTNYLDTQYYGEIGIGTPAQTFKVIFDTGSANLWVPSTKCSPLYTACEIHSLYDSSESSSYMENGTEFTIHYGSGKVKGFLSQDIVTVGGITVTQTFGEVTELPLIPFMLAKFDGVLGMGFPAQAVGGVTPVFDHILSQRVLKEEVFSVYYSRDSHLLGGELVLGGSDPQHYQGNFHYVSVSKTGSWQITMKGVSVGSATLLCAEGCMAVVDTGASYISGPTSSLKLIMQTLGAKEQSTDEYVVDCNQVPTLPDISFHLGGRAYTLTSLDYVLQDPYRTDDLCTLALHGLDIPPPTGPVWVLGASFIRKFYTEFDRHNNRIGFALAR